The DNA sequence CGGGTGCTGTTTGTGGTATTGGCGGGAGTTGCCGTTGCATTCTGGTCCGATCTGGCATGGCCGATATGGTGGCGCACCCCGTGGACCTTCTTCGTCTGGATGGCAGCGTACGACATCATCGCCTGGACGCTTGCCGGAGCGATCCTTGCGCGTTTTGTGCGGCCGGCGAGAGCGTAGATGCCAAAAATGAAGGGGTTCAGGTAACCTGCTCCACCGTTATGGCTCAGGAGTAATACTCCCAGGACCGGAAGCCACGCATTGCCGGTATGGATCTCCTCACCCCACCAACCCCTCCACCACCGAATCGCACACCAGTTTCCCTGCATCCGTGAGGCAGAGATAGCCGTTCCCGGACCACTCGATATAGCCTTCAGCCTCAAGCGCGGTCAGCAGGTCAGGCTTTCCGGATAAAAGATCCATACCGTATATCCGTTTCAGCCGGTGTACGTCCAGCCCGTCCGAGGTACGCAGCCGCAGAAAGATATACTCGTTCGCCAGCATTTCCAGCGACAGGGCATCCTCGCCCCCTACAGGAGGTACGCGCTGCTGCACAAGCGCTTCGTACTTTCGCAGGTTGGCCTCGTTGTACCACCGGCGGGCGCCCGTAACAGGTTGGCGGGCCGATCCGTTCTCCGTACCCGTTTGGACCGCTCCATTACCCGCTTCCTCTCCATCCGTCCCGGTCTGTTCCGCAGACCCTGATCCCCCGCCTGCTTCACTCCGTCCATCCCACCAGAACGAATGGGCGGACGGACCGAATCCGAGATAATTGGCGTGCCGCCAGTATATCTCGTTGTGACGGGATCGCATGCCCGGCAGGGCAAAGCTCGATATTTCGTAGTGCTCATAGCCGCGCTCCCGCATAAAATCCATCGTGAACCGGTATCGCGCCGCGAATTCCTCCTCCGGAGCAGGCATCACGCGCCCCTGCGTCACCATCTTGTAAAGCGGCGTGCGTTCCTCTATGGTGAGCCCGTACGTGGAGAGATGCGGTACGCCCAGCCGGCTCAGTTTCTGTACATTGGCGTACCAGTATTCCTCCGGCTGGTCGGGGATACCGAAAATCAGATCGACGGACAGATTGTCGAAACCCGCCTCCTGCGCCTGTTCTATAGCCTGTACGGCCTGTTCCGGGGTATGACTCCGGTTCAGGAACGTCAGATCCGTCTCGTAAAAAGATTGTACGCCGATGCTCAGCCGGTCGAACCCGAGGGAACGGAGCGCCCGCAGATAGTCGGGCTCCGCATCGTCGGGATTCATCTCCAGCGTCGTTTCGCACACATCACTGGTTTGGAAAGAACGGCGAATCGTATCCAGCAAATCGGCCAGATCGCGGGCGGGCAGAAGCGACGGGGTGCCGCCTCCGAAATAAATGGTTTCGATGGGTTCGCGCCAGGCATATTCCGCCGCATAATGCGCCAGTTCGGTATGCATGGCCTTCAGAAAAGGCGTCCGGGACGATCGCGTCGTCGTAAAATAGAAATCGCAGTAGATGCAGCGTTGCGTGCAGAAAGGGATATGGAGGTATAAAGACGCCACTCAAAAGATGATGCCTAACCGTACAGGCAACAGAAAACCCAGTTTCTCGCTGCCGATGATAAGCGCCGGATTGATTTCGTAAAACACGGCGGATTCTCCAAATCCATGCGCACGCCCGAGCCCGATATGAATGGTAGGACCGCTCGTGTCCCTGTTGCCGGCAAGCGGCAGATAGCCGCCCATCCCAAGGAAAATATACCCTGCGCGCAGCCGGGTCGGCGGCGGAGTGATAATAAGGGATATCTGCGGTTCGAAAAGATAATCGGCGCCGCGCCATCCTTCGAGTACGAACCCCGTGAAACCGAGATCCAGCCCAGTGGAAATGTTCGCGTTGATCGGCATGGAAGCCCGCCCCCGGATACCCAGGCCCACGCCCTGCGGGGTACTGTACAGGGCATTGATACTCATTCCGTAACGGGGGGACTTTGCCGGAGCCGGATCCGCATCCTGCGCACAAGCGCGCGGAGCGGCGATCAGTACGGAAACCGCACAAACGGCAAGGACAAACAGGAAACGAACTATCTTCATGGTCGGGTTGTGTCAGGGGCTGCATGAACAGGCATGGTACGAACACGGGGCCATTCGTGTCGTTCATGGTTTTATTGGTCAAAAGATAGCGGATATGAAGTTTATTGTTTGCGTCAAACAGGTGCCCGATGTGACGTCCCCACTGCGCCTGCAGGAAGGGCGCATCGATACGAGCGCCGGACGCATGGTGCTGAATGCGTATGACGCCTCGGCGGCGGAAGGCGCCATCGCCTTTACCGAAAAATACGGCGGCGAAGTACACGCCGTGTTGATAGGTCCGCCCGAGGCGCAGGAAGCGTTGCGCAAGGTGCTTGCGATGGGAGCCGCATCCGCAGTGCATATCCAGGTCAAGGACCGTGCGACGCCCCCCGAGGCTGTGCCGGACACCCTTCCTGACGCACAGGCCTGTGCACGGCTTCTTGCGGACCACTTCAGTAAGGAGACGTTCGACGTCATCGCGTGCGGCAAGCAGGCGCAGGACACCGATGCAGGGTTGACCCCCGCCATGCTCGCCGAATTACTGGGGCTTCCCTTCATCGGAAATGTCATTGCGCTGGAGAGGGACGGAGATGAACGCGGCGGAAAAGGTCTCCTTGTAACCAGGCAAGGAGACGCAAACCAGGAAATTACGCGTATAGAGACGCCCTGCATAGTGTCCTGCTCCAACAATATGTGTGATCCGCGCATTCCGAATATAAAGGGAATCATGGGAGCGCGGAAGAAGCCGATCGATGTAAAAATTGTCTCGCTGCCTGCCGGAATCCCCCGAGTGCAGGTGCAGCGCTACGACGCGATGCCCGGTCGCCCGGAGGTCCGCATGCTGGAAGAAGGGTGGGATGAAGCAATCGAGGTCCTTGTACCTTTCGTAAAAAGCGGCCCGCCCGCAGCATAAGATGGCGCGCCTGCTCACCTTTGCTGAAATCCGCGCCGGCCGCATCACGCGCCTGTCGCTGGAAGCGCTCTCGCGCTGCCGGGAAATCGCCGGGAAACGTCATGGAAGTACGGTAGCTGCTGCCGTCATGTCCGATAATCCCGGTGCGTATTTCGAGGAATTGGCCCGTTACGGAGTAGAGGAGGTGTTCGCCGTAACCGATACGGCATTTGCATCTCCACCCGGAATGCCCCTGAGTGCGCCTCTGACCGCGGCGCTCGCCGGCATTATCGGACAGGCTGCCCCTGATGTGGTCGTGCTTCCTTCCGAGGAAAGCGTGAAGGAAATCCTGGGGGCGCTGGCTGTACGGATTTCTGCACCGGCGCTTCCTGATGTATCCGGCTTCGACGTACTTGATGGTGCGGTTACGGCGCAACGCCCCGTATTCACCGCCGGTTTCATAGCTCATGTTCGGGCAGAAGGCAGCCCCGTGCTGGTATCGCTGCGGGCCGGTTCGTACGCCGCCTCCGAGAAGTCTGAGCCCTCCTCCCAGCACGTCCGGAATGTCCCGTTCGCATTCGATGAGAAGGTTTCCGGGAAAACATTACGCGAGGTAGTAAAAGCAGCTTCCGGGGGGATTGACTTGTCGGAAGCATCCGTGGTGGTGGCCGCGGGGCGCGGGGTGCGCGACAAGGAAGGCAAACGGCTGGTCGAAGAACTTGCGGCGCTTTTGGGAGCAGCAATCGGCGCGTCGCGAGGCGCCATCGAGGCCGGACTTTTTCCACCCTCGTCCCTGATCGGACAAACCGGAAAAACCGTTTCTCCGGACGTGTACATTGCGGTTGGCATCTCAGGAGCCCTGCAACATGTGGCAGGGATGTCCGGCAGCCGAGCCGTGATCGCCATTAACAAGGACGCCGACGCACCCGTTTTTCGTCATGCGACCTATGGAATTACAGGTGATCTGTATGAGGTACTGCCCGCCTTTATCGAGGCACTGAAGAAAAAATCCTCAACGGCCAACTAGGGCCTTTTAATACTATGCAGGATAATCGTCATTCATACGCACTCCATCAGGAAGCGTCATGGAGTCGAGCGGTCGACACAGAAAGGATCCGCAAAAACCAATCCCGCACTATCAGGAAGCAAGAAAGATAAATCCCGTAAAGGTGCCCTCTTTACCGGTTGATGCAGTCTTGAGCACATATTTGTCTTCAAATTTTTTCCGGAGATATGTACGCAACGGCTGCACCTCTTTCTTCTCCAGTTTGACCTTGAGCACCGTGTCCCCCGTCAGGCGTTCCGCAGCACGCCCGATGGAATCATACTTGGAAGAACGGCCCTTCCTCGTGGCGCGGGACATTTCTGCCTTTGCCTGTTCGGAAGATAGAACCTCGACGGAAAATTGGCCGGCTTTTTTCTTTGCCATTGTGCAGTATGCAGGTTGGTTGGGGGTTGGCGATACAGTGCGGACAGGATACTCTGATTAAGTCCTACAAAAAAACGGGGCGACGCTAAGAAGCTACCTGCATACGCAGAATCCATCTTAATTGGT is a window from the Bacteroidetes bacterium SB0662_bin_6 genome containing:
- the hemW gene encoding radical SAM family heme chaperone HemW; its protein translation is MASLYLHIPFCTQRCIYCDFYFTTTRSSRTPFLKAMHTELAHYAAEYAWREPIETIYFGGGTPSLLPARDLADLLDTIRRSFQTSDVCETTLEMNPDDAEPDYLRALRSLGFDRLSIGVQSFYETDLTFLNRSHTPEQAVQAIEQAQEAGFDNLSVDLIFGIPDQPEEYWYANVQKLSRLGVPHLSTYGLTIEERTPLYKMVTQGRVMPAPEEEFAARYRFTMDFMRERGYEHYEISSFALPGMRSRHNEIYWRHANYLGFGPSAHSFWWDGRSEAGGGSGSAEQTGTDGEEAGNGAVQTGTENGSARQPVTGARRWYNEANLRKYEALVQQRVPPVGGEDALSLEMLANEYIFLRLRTSDGLDVHRLKRIYGMDLLSGKPDLLTALEAEGYIEWSGNGYLCLTDAGKLVCDSVVEGLVG
- a CDS encoding electron transfer flavoprotein subunit beta/FixA family protein, which codes for MVGLCQGLHEQAWYEHGAIRVVHGFIGQKIADMKFIVCVKQVPDVTSPLRLQEGRIDTSAGRMVLNAYDASAAEGAIAFTEKYGGEVHAVLIGPPEAQEALRKVLAMGAASAVHIQVKDRATPPEAVPDTLPDAQACARLLADHFSKETFDVIACGKQAQDTDAGLTPAMLAELLGLPFIGNVIALERDGDERGGKGLLVTRQGDANQEITRIETPCIVSCSNNMCDPRIPNIKGIMGARKKPIDVKIVSLPAGIPRVQVQRYDAMPGRPEVRMLEEGWDEAIEVLVPFVKSGPPAA
- a CDS encoding electron transfer flavoprotein subunit alpha/FixB family protein — encoded protein: MARLLTFAEIRAGRITRLSLEALSRCREIAGKRHGSTVAAAVMSDNPGAYFEELARYGVEEVFAVTDTAFASPPGMPLSAPLTAALAGIIGQAAPDVVVLPSEESVKEILGALAVRISAPALPDVSGFDVLDGAVTAQRPVFTAGFIAHVRAEGSPVLVSLRAGSYAASEKSEPSSQHVRNVPFAFDEKVSGKTLREVVKAASGGIDLSEASVVVAAGRGVRDKEGKRLVEELAALLGAAIGASRGAIEAGLFPPSSLIGQTGKTVSPDVYIAVGISGALQHVAGMSGSRAVIAINKDADAPVFRHATYGITGDLYEVLPAFIEALKKKSSTAN